In Flavobacterium sp. N3904, one DNA window encodes the following:
- a CDS encoding GNAT family N-acetyltransferase, giving the protein MTEYQFRKAQISEITPIWDILQLAIQRRKEDGSNQWQDGYPNPNVVQKDIEKEEGFVLTDGEKIVGYCAILINDEPEYAKIEGQWLTNDDFVVFHRVAISEEYLGKGCAQKMIGCIEDFARHNNIYSIKADTNFDNFAMIKIFEKLGYTFCGHVYFRGGQRKAYEKVLTRAL; this is encoded by the coding sequence ATGACAGAGTACCAATTTAGAAAAGCTCAGATTTCTGAAATCACTCCAATATGGGACATTTTGCAATTGGCTATACAACGCAGAAAAGAAGACGGAAGTAATCAATGGCAAGACGGTTATCCAAACCCTAATGTGGTGCAAAAAGACATTGAAAAAGAAGAAGGTTTTGTTTTGACCGATGGAGAAAAAATAGTTGGTTATTGCGCAATATTGATCAATGACGAACCTGAATATGCAAAAATTGAAGGGCAGTGGTTAACCAATGATGATTTTGTGGTTTTTCACCGAGTGGCTATTTCCGAGGAATACTTAGGGAAAGGATGTGCCCAAAAAATGATTGGCTGTATAGAAGATTTTGCGCGCCATAACAACATATACAGCATAAAAGCAGACACCAATTTTGACAACTTTGCCATGATTAAAATTTTTGAAAAATTGGGCTACACGTTCTGTGGTCATGTCTATTTCAGAGGTGGGCAAAGAAAAGCTTATGAGAAAGTGCTGACTAGAGCTCTTTAA
- a CDS encoding T9SS type A sorting domain-containing protein, with translation MQKRLLYLLFLFVFQITFAQANLSWQGYFSYTQIKDVSESPTAIYAASENALFSKNLSTNIIKTTTTVDGLSGETITAIYYSATSNKTIVGYQNGLIIVINEADGSILKVVDIINNNLPTSVKRINSFMEFGGIVYVSADFGIVQFNLTTSQFGDTYYIGDNGAELRVTQTTVYNGFIYASTSSGIRKGDITNPNLIDYKQWQQMASGDWSGIAAFGSQLYAINAVGYIHKFDLATNTFNGFIALSEPSTDFRATANYLIITTPNAVYVYNNQMALQRQINRNQVPDVTSVFSCATIVNDFLYIGTEENGLITTALFGASNYENLTPIGPLRNSVFSMQATPTQLWTVYGDYDIFYNPYPLNDYGVSKFNTSGWLNIPYSNVLGAKSMGRIAINPGNEKEVYASSFFSGLLKIENDVPTLLYNQTNSTLQSLTISPPDPNYIDIRINGAAFDKSGNFWATNSRIANGLKVLNANGQWGSYAMDKILVSPTSNDFGTMVIDKYGTKWMSTSKNGVIGFNESSNTFKKITFGTDQGNLPIADVRAVAVDTKNQLWIGTTKGLRVLSNVGSFQTESQLTTHSIIILDNNLAQELLYEQFITDIEVDGANNKWIGTVDAGVFMVSPDGQETKYHFTVNNSPLPSNIINDISINSSTGEVFIATSKGLISFKGIATSASENLNNVYVYPNPVRPNYEGTVKINGLLNKANVKITDVAGNLVYEATTEGGTLEWDTTAFGKYKVASGVYMIFISAQDGVETKVKKVMIIR, from the coding sequence ATGCAAAAAAGGCTATTATATTTACTTTTTCTGTTTGTGTTTCAAATCACATTTGCCCAGGCCAATTTGTCTTGGCAAGGCTATTTCTCTTATACACAAATCAAAGACGTTTCGGAATCGCCAACAGCCATTTACGCTGCTTCCGAAAATGCTTTGTTTTCCAAAAATTTAAGCACAAACATTATAAAAACCACAACGACTGTCGATGGTCTTTCGGGAGAAACCATTACGGCTATCTACTATAGTGCGACTTCCAATAAAACAATTGTAGGGTATCAAAATGGTTTAATTATTGTCATCAACGAAGCCGATGGAAGTATACTTAAAGTAGTCGATATTATAAACAACAATTTACCAACGAGTGTAAAAAGAATCAACAGCTTTATGGAATTTGGAGGCATTGTATATGTGTCGGCAGATTTTGGTATCGTTCAATTCAACTTAACCACTTCACAGTTTGGTGACACTTATTATATTGGTGACAATGGAGCTGAGCTGAGAGTGACGCAAACTACAGTTTATAACGGATTTATTTATGCATCAACTTCAAGCGGGATAAGGAAAGGAGATATAACCAATCCCAATTTGATTGATTACAAACAATGGCAACAAATGGCAAGTGGAGATTGGTCTGGAATTGCTGCTTTCGGATCTCAATTATATGCCATAAATGCGGTTGGATACATCCATAAATTCGATTTGGCAACAAATACTTTTAATGGGTTTATTGCATTATCGGAACCTTCAACCGATTTTAGGGCAACCGCAAATTACCTTATAATAACAACTCCAAACGCAGTATATGTCTACAACAATCAAATGGCATTGCAGCGCCAAATCAATAGAAATCAAGTTCCAGATGTCACTTCCGTTTTCAGCTGTGCCACAATTGTAAATGACTTTCTTTATATCGGAACTGAAGAAAATGGTTTGATTACGACCGCACTTTTTGGGGCTTCAAATTATGAAAATTTAACACCGATTGGACCTTTACGCAATAGTGTATTCTCTATGCAAGCCACGCCAACACAGCTCTGGACAGTGTATGGAGATTATGATATATTTTACAACCCCTATCCGCTTAACGATTATGGAGTAAGTAAATTTAACACTTCAGGATGGTTAAACATTCCGTATAGCAATGTGTTGGGAGCAAAATCAATGGGAAGAATAGCGATAAATCCTGGGAATGAAAAAGAAGTATATGCCAGTTCTTTTTTCTCGGGTTTATTAAAAATAGAAAACGATGTCCCAACGCTTTTATACAATCAAACTAATAGTACCTTGCAGTCGCTAACGATAAGTCCGCCTGATCCCAATTATATCGACATTAGGATAAACGGTGCTGCCTTTGACAAATCGGGAAATTTTTGGGCAACCAATAGTAGAATTGCCAATGGTTTAAAAGTGCTGAATGCCAATGGACAATGGGGAAGTTATGCGATGGATAAAATTCTTGTATCGCCAACAAGTAACGATTTTGGTACTATGGTTATTGATAAATATGGCACAAAATGGATGTCAACCAGTAAAAACGGTGTAATCGGATTTAATGAAAGCAGCAATACTTTCAAGAAAATTACTTTTGGTACCGATCAAGGAAATTTACCAATAGCAGATGTCAGAGCAGTTGCTGTTGATACCAAAAACCAACTCTGGATAGGAACTACAAAAGGACTCAGGGTTTTGTCTAATGTAGGCAGTTTTCAAACCGAAAGCCAGTTGACAACACACTCTATAATTATTTTAGATAATAACCTTGCCCAAGAATTGTTGTACGAACAATTTATTACAGATATTGAAGTCGATGGTGCCAACAACAAATGGATTGGCACAGTAGATGCCGGGGTGTTTATGGTGTCTCCAGACGGTCAGGAAACCAAGTATCATTTTACGGTAAACAATTCGCCTTTGCCAAGTAACATAATAAACGACATTAGTATCAACAGCAGCACAGGCGAAGTTTTTATAGCAACATCCAAGGGGCTGATTTCTTTCAAAGGGATCGCCACATCGGCTAGCGAAAACTTGAACAATGTATATGTATATCCCAATCCAGTAAGACCGAATTACGAAGGAACCGTAAAAATAAACGGATTGCTCAACAAAGCCAATGTAAAAATCACAGATGTTGCAGGGAATCTTGTTTACGAAGCCACTACCGAAGGAGGAACCTTAGAATGGGACACCACCGCATTTGGAAAATATAAAGTCGCATCGGGAGTGTATATGATTTTTATCTCGGCTCAAGATGGAGTCGAAACCAAAGTCAAAAAAGTAATGATTATTCGCTAA
- a CDS encoding peptidoglycan-binding protein: MQKTFYKKELLIKAPQQRNGAANNKKDIEKIQSWLNLFAMQNPSSGTATGIDGDFGPATEKAVLNFQKFNNLPQTGSIDQTQFDMLSLPLKKAFEDPITGNNLRELVLNVAKNHLKNRPFELVMYKQNNMGPWVRSYLDGNEGEKWYWCMGFAQTVLDQAASIQGKNFKTLMPLTYSCDTVGTTGLQKKLLTRYQEARTNPALIKPGDLFLIQKTPNDWHHTGIVTAVHGDVIETIEGNTNADGSSNGNAVMNRIRNFKQVKIDFFSIEPLV; encoded by the coding sequence ATGCAAAAAACATTCTACAAAAAAGAGTTACTCATCAAAGCCCCCCAACAAAGAAACGGCGCTGCCAACAACAAAAAAGACATTGAAAAAATTCAGTCCTGGCTTAATTTGTTTGCGATGCAAAATCCAAGCTCGGGAACCGCAACAGGTATCGATGGAGATTTTGGACCAGCCACCGAAAAAGCAGTTCTAAATTTTCAAAAATTTAACAATTTACCTCAAACTGGCAGTATCGATCAAACGCAATTTGACATGCTTTCATTACCTCTAAAAAAGGCGTTTGAAGACCCAATTACGGGTAATAATTTAAGAGAGTTAGTGCTAAATGTTGCCAAAAACCATCTCAAAAACCGTCCTTTTGAACTTGTAATGTATAAGCAAAATAATATGGGTCCTTGGGTGCGAAGTTATTTGGATGGAAATGAAGGTGAGAAATGGTATTGGTGTATGGGTTTTGCACAAACAGTATTAGACCAAGCAGCATCTATACAAGGAAAAAACTTCAAAACACTGATGCCATTAACTTATAGCTGCGATACAGTTGGAACAACTGGTTTGCAAAAAAAACTACTAACCCGTTATCAGGAAGCAAGAACAAATCCCGCCCTTATAAAACCAGGTGATTTATTTTTAATTCAAAAAACACCAAATGATTGGCACCATACCGGAATTGTAACTGCCGTTCATGGTGATGTGATAGAGACTATCGAAGGCAATACCAATGCTGATGGCTCCTCAAATGGAAATGCTGTTATGAATCGAATAAGAAACTTTAAACAAGTCAAAATTGACTTTTTTTCAATTGAGCCTTTGGTGTGA
- the recO gene encoding DNA repair protein RecO: MLIKTKAIVISSLKFQEKSLIVKCFTLSSGLKSYFVRDAFSSRKASQKMAYFQPLSIIEIEAVHKNKGTLENFKEVKIASPFHSIHSDIFKSTMVMFLSEILHHSIHEEEKNESLFIFLETALHWLDQHDEIANFHLILMLETSKYLGFYPDTSDIDMPFFEMTEGIFTPFHAISSLTEHETLLFKKLINLKLDTDQKTFHVIERQLLLKILIDYYSFHLDGFKRPKSLDVLKEVFS; the protein is encoded by the coding sequence TTGTTAATCAAAACCAAAGCCATAGTAATTTCGTCCTTAAAATTTCAGGAGAAAAGCTTGATTGTAAAATGTTTTACCTTATCGAGCGGACTGAAATCCTATTTTGTTCGGGATGCTTTTTCGTCTCGAAAAGCGAGTCAAAAAATGGCCTATTTTCAACCTTTGAGTATCATAGAAATTGAAGCCGTTCACAAAAACAAAGGCACTTTAGAGAATTTCAAAGAAGTAAAAATAGCGTCTCCTTTTCATTCGATACATTCAGATATTTTCAAAAGCACCATGGTGATGTTCCTTTCCGAAATTCTGCACCATTCGATACATGAGGAAGAAAAAAACGAATCCCTATTTATTTTTCTCGAAACTGCTTTGCATTGGTTGGATCAGCATGACGAAATTGCCAATTTTCATTTAATTCTAATGCTGGAAACCTCAAAATACCTTGGTTTTTATCCCGATACTTCGGATATAGATATGCCTTTTTTCGAAATGACCGAAGGCATTTTCACCCCTTTTCACGCCATTAGTTCCCTCACCGAACACGAAACGCTTTTGTTCAAAAAATTGATAAACTTGAAACTCGACACCGACCAAAAAACGTTTCATGTCATTGAAAGGCAATTGCTTTTGAAAATTTTAATCGATTATTACAGTTTTCACCTCGACGGATTCAAAAGACCAAAATCTTTGGATGTTTTGAAAGAAGTTTTTTCTTGA
- the gdhA gene encoding NADP-specific glutamate dehydrogenase, with the protein MSQSITNFIELVAKKNPNEPEFMQAVVEVAETVIPFIEENKKYQNKMILERMVESDRIIMFRVVWTDDKGDTQVNRGYRIQMNSAIGPYKGGIRFHPSVNLSILKFLAFEQTFKNSLTTLPMGGGKGGADFDPKGKSDNEVMRFCQAFMTELSKHIGADTDVPAGDIGVGGREVGYMFGQYKRLRNEFTGVLTGKGISFGGSLIRPEATGYGDVYFAQSMLATKGESFTGKTVVISGSGNVAQYAAEKATQLGGKVVTMSDSAGYIYDADGIDAEKLAHVMEIKNELRGRISDYVTKYPNAKYVAGKRPWEVKCDVALPCATQNELNEEEAKMLIANGCICVAEGANMPSTPEAVHVFQKAKILFAPGKASNAGGVATSGLEMSQNSLRLSWSSEEVDERLKTIMKNIHASCVKYGTDASGYTDYVRGANIAGFVKVADAMLAQGVV; encoded by the coding sequence ATGTCACAAAGTATTACAAATTTTATCGAATTGGTTGCCAAAAAAAATCCGAACGAGCCGGAATTTATGCAAGCTGTTGTAGAAGTTGCTGAAACAGTAATTCCCTTCATCGAAGAAAACAAGAAATACCAAAATAAAATGATTTTGGAAAGAATGGTAGAGTCAGATCGTATCATTATGTTTAGAGTAGTTTGGACAGATGATAAAGGAGATACACAAGTCAATAGAGGATACCGTATTCAAATGAACTCGGCAATCGGACCATATAAAGGAGGAATTCGTTTTCACCCTTCAGTAAATTTAAGTATTTTGAAATTCTTAGCTTTCGAACAAACGTTCAAAAACAGTCTGACTACATTGCCAATGGGTGGTGGAAAAGGAGGAGCCGATTTTGATCCAAAAGGAAAATCAGATAATGAAGTAATGCGTTTTTGTCAAGCATTTATGACTGAATTGTCTAAACATATCGGTGCTGATACCGATGTGCCAGCAGGAGATATTGGAGTAGGCGGAAGAGAAGTCGGATATATGTTTGGTCAATACAAAAGATTAAGAAACGAATTTACCGGAGTTTTGACAGGTAAAGGAATTTCTTTTGGAGGATCGTTAATACGTCCGGAAGCAACAGGATACGGAGATGTATACTTTGCACAAAGTATGTTGGCTACCAAAGGTGAAAGCTTCACAGGAAAAACAGTAGTTATTTCTGGGTCTGGAAACGTAGCTCAATATGCTGCCGAAAAAGCAACTCAATTGGGAGGTAAAGTAGTTACTATGTCTGATTCGGCAGGGTATATTTACGATGCTGACGGTATTGATGCTGAGAAATTGGCTCATGTAATGGAAATCAAAAATGAATTAAGAGGTAGAATTAGTGATTATGTTACTAAATATCCAAACGCAAAATATGTAGCTGGAAAACGCCCTTGGGAAGTAAAATGTGATGTTGCTTTGCCTTGTGCCACTCAAAATGAACTGAATGAGGAAGAAGCAAAAATGCTTATTGCCAACGGATGCATTTGTGTTGCCGAAGGAGCAAACATGCCATCTACGCCAGAAGCAGTTCATGTTTTTCAAAAAGCAAAAATCTTATTTGCTCCAGGAAAAGCTTCAAATGCTGGTGGAGTAGCTACTTCGGGACTTGAAATGTCTCAAAACTCATTGCGTCTAAGCTGGAGTTCAGAAGAAGTTGACGAAAGATTAAAAACAATCATGAAAAATATTCACGCTTCATGCGTAAAATATGGTACTGATGCCTCTGGGTATACTGATTATGTAAGAGGTGCCAATATCGCAGGATTTGTAAAAGTAGCCGATGCTATGCTTGCTCAAGGAGTGGTATAA
- a CDS encoding ATP-binding protein, giving the protein MPFQILKSFLVQSLRPQDNDEEQVSYNFENSFLEAMNRKTTHDEAVILLLALVPNILPHFFDEIIKEVYPDGGELPELGGIRLDNHRGMLPTGETAQYVLAKEDVNHRLEIQQLFSPSHWFFKENILFLEEVKEGEPLMSGRIILPPEMVHLLFFGEKLKPKFGTSFPAQEITTQMEWGDLVVNEKTQDHIKQIKLWLKHQNQLRHDWGMAKQIAPGYRSLFYGPSGTGKTLTATLLGKEFKKEVYRISLSQVVSKYIGETEKNLEKIFVQAENKNWILLFDEADALFGKRTQTKSSNDKYANQEVSYLLQRVENFNGLVILTSNFKNNIDDAFLRRFNSIIPFNKPTAEERLQLWKNCMPKKTKLKDQNILEIVAKNYELNGAQIVSAMAFACLQTLDENTTVIDYQHILKGIELEYSKEEKLFITETLVSKTG; this is encoded by the coding sequence ATGCCTTTTCAAATTCTAAAATCCTTTCTCGTCCAGTCACTTCGTCCGCAAGACAATGACGAAGAACAGGTAAGCTATAACTTCGAAAATTCTTTTTTGGAAGCCATGAACCGAAAAACGACTCATGATGAAGCTGTAATTTTATTATTGGCCTTAGTTCCTAACATATTACCTCATTTTTTTGATGAAATCATAAAAGAAGTTTATCCTGATGGAGGTGAACTTCCGGAATTGGGCGGAATCCGTCTGGACAATCACAGAGGAATGCTACCAACGGGTGAAACTGCACAATATGTTTTGGCAAAAGAAGATGTCAATCATCGATTGGAAATACAGCAATTATTTTCACCATCACATTGGTTTTTCAAAGAAAATATTTTGTTCTTGGAAGAGGTAAAAGAAGGAGAACCATTGATGAGTGGCCGTATTATTTTGCCTCCAGAAATGGTTCATCTTTTGTTTTTTGGCGAAAAATTAAAACCAAAATTTGGCACAAGCTTTCCAGCGCAGGAAATTACCACTCAAATGGAATGGGGAGATTTAGTGGTAAACGAAAAAACACAAGATCACATTAAACAAATCAAACTTTGGTTGAAACACCAGAATCAATTGCGACACGATTGGGGAATGGCCAAACAAATTGCTCCCGGTTATCGAAGCTTGTTTTATGGCCCATCGGGGACCGGGAAAACGCTTACGGCAACTTTGCTAGGAAAAGAATTTAAAAAAGAAGTATATCGCATCAGCTTATCTCAAGTAGTTTCTAAATACATCGGAGAAACCGAAAAAAACCTGGAAAAAATATTTGTTCAGGCCGAAAACAAAAATTGGATTCTCCTTTTTGATGAAGCCGATGCGTTATTTGGAAAACGAACACAAACCAAATCTTCAAACGATAAATATGCCAACCAAGAGGTGAGTTATTTATTGCAAAGGGTCGAAAATTTTAATGGATTGGTCATTCTTACCTCCAACTTTAAAAACAATATTGATGATGCTTTTTTAAGGAGATTCAATTCAATTATTCCTTTTAACAAACCCACGGCCGAAGAACGTTTGCAATTGTGGAAAAATTGCATGCCGAAAAAAACAAAATTAAAGGATCAGAACATACTCGAAATAGTAGCCAAAAATTATGAACTCAATGGTGCTCAAATAGTCTCGGCTATGGCTTTTGCTTGTTTGCAGACACTTGATGAAAACACTACTGTTATCGATTATCAACATATTTTGAAAGGAATCGAATTGGAATACAGTAAAGAAGAAAAACTTTTTATAACGGAAACTTTGGTTTCCAAAACTGGATAA